Proteins encoded in a region of the Agromyces protaetiae genome:
- a CDS encoding OmpL47-type beta-barrel domain-containing protein encodes MSRRISSWGPRALAVAVSALVAAPLGLGVSAAAFSGEPEAPADPSVAIEAPVATEAPVETDAPVETEAPVETDASIGTPAHTEAPAVAEPTPEASAHGPVPADPASEAPVVPTAEAEDPAEASAPAEASAPADAVPAAATRDRDAADLVAEGIAPGQTRSITLDVVDAAGVRAIVVAPVGVDIRFVRPSGTTYGDWTGATVEHKQLYALTPNVADRTGRWVLDIRNGTDRAVNASYELAFHRIGDVTMSVSTSTGGQQVAVEANLRNEAGPIRDTEVTGVLTGDNGLYQPFTATVGTDGRHRWASGMLRPGYYTVVVRATVDGVEHSDVNWARVVGTDGEPPVVTAVTDPANPGPGGWFTRPVSVEVTAEDPSGILALWHQIGDGPRSADGADFVRIPVTQDGVNEVKAWAWDRLHNVSEPITTTVRLDRSAPQVSTSGVLEAGTVGLGEAATAEFDCEDPHSGIDVCVIDVTDGPVIPQGGTLPTDAEGTIHYELWAVNNAGLETRTPGTLEVVAGGDETPPTIVVTTEPAASNARGWFRRDVTATITASDPGSGVAWVEYRTGGTEWTRVAGNEVDVPVTTDGATEIQYRAADNAGNITAVRTRLIQLDRVLPSVRIDPSVDGVEVPVGAQLRALYTCGDDHSGILTCLGSTPYGAGLPTDTPGTYELSVNAVDRAGNETVARAEYTVLGDDPGPQLGAIAELSAEPNEHEWFKDPVTIAIRGIEGSGADTVHWELEGAQSGTGSAAGSGEVTVSAEGDTIVYYWAEDAEGGASEPVRIDLRIDRTAPVITHGGQTPEDLVPGGETRDAALAGPAATYELGERIMWAYSCDDELSGALECRSDYGSRELLPTDVAGTFEVTTTATDHAGNTATEVLTYEVVDPNAEPDPGPGDPGPRPGTGGPAGGGSAPDPRPASGEQAERDGAALALTGVPVLPILGALIVSLLAAASLLLFARQRRTSS; translated from the coding sequence ATGAGCCGCCGGATCAGCAGTTGGGGCCCGCGTGCCCTCGCCGTCGCGGTGAGCGCGCTCGTCGCCGCGCCGCTCGGCCTCGGCGTCTCGGCCGCTGCCTTCAGCGGCGAGCCGGAGGCGCCGGCAGACCCCTCGGTCGCGATCGAGGCACCGGTCGCGACCGAGGCTCCGGTGGAGACGGATGCGCCGGTCGAGACGGAGGCGCCGGTCGAGACGGATGCCTCGATCGGGACGCCGGCTCACACCGAGGCGCCAGCCGTCGCCGAGCCCACCCCCGAGGCGAGCGCCCACGGCCCGGTTCCCGCCGACCCGGCGTCCGAGGCGCCGGTCGTCCCGACCGCTGAGGCCGAGGATCCCGCCGAGGCATCCGCTCCCGCCGAGGCATCCGCTCCTGCCGATGCCGTACCCGCCGCCGCGACGCGCGACCGCGATGCCGCCGACCTCGTCGCCGAGGGCATCGCGCCCGGGCAGACGCGCTCGATCACGCTCGACGTGGTCGACGCGGCGGGCGTGCGTGCCATCGTCGTGGCGCCCGTCGGTGTGGACATCCGGTTCGTGCGTCCGAGCGGCACGACCTATGGCGATTGGACGGGTGCCACCGTCGAGCACAAGCAGTTGTACGCGCTGACGCCGAACGTGGCTGATCGAACCGGCCGCTGGGTGCTCGACATCCGCAATGGCACCGACCGCGCCGTGAACGCGAGCTATGAGCTCGCATTCCACCGCATCGGCGACGTCACCATGTCGGTCTCGACCTCGACCGGGGGTCAGCAGGTCGCGGTCGAGGCGAATCTGCGGAATGAGGCGGGGCCGATCCGCGACACCGAGGTGACCGGGGTGCTCACCGGCGACAACGGCCTGTATCAGCCGTTCACCGCGACCGTCGGCACCGACGGCCGCCATCGCTGGGCGTCCGGGATGCTGCGGCCGGGGTACTACACGGTCGTCGTTCGCGCTACGGTCGACGGCGTCGAGCACTCGGACGTCAACTGGGCGCGCGTGGTCGGCACCGACGGCGAGCCGCCGGTCGTGACTGCCGTGACGGATCCGGCGAACCCGGGCCCCGGTGGTTGGTTCACCCGGCCGGTCTCGGTCGAGGTCACGGCGGAAGACCCCTCGGGGATCCTCGCGCTCTGGCACCAGATCGGCGACGGGCCGCGCTCGGCGGACGGTGCGGACTTCGTGAGGATCCCGGTGACCCAGGACGGTGTGAACGAGGTCAAGGCCTGGGCGTGGGATCGGCTGCACAATGTGTCGGAGCCGATCACGACGACCGTGCGGCTCGACCGGAGCGCGCCGCAGGTCTCGACGTCGGGCGTGCTCGAGGCCGGCACCGTCGGGCTGGGCGAGGCCGCGACGGCGGAGTTCGACTGCGAGGATCCGCACTCGGGCATCGACGTCTGCGTGATCGACGTCACCGACGGTCCTGTGATTCCGCAGGGCGGGACCCTGCCGACCGATGCCGAAGGGACGATCCACTACGAGCTCTGGGCCGTGAACAACGCGGGCCTCGAGACGCGGACGCCGGGCACGCTCGAGGTCGTCGCCGGTGGCGACGAGACCCCGCCCACCATCGTGGTGACCACCGAGCCCGCGGCGTCGAACGCGCGTGGCTGGTTCCGCCGCGACGTGACCGCGACCATCACGGCGAGCGACCCCGGCTCGGGCGTCGCCTGGGTCGAGTACCGGACCGGCGGCACCGAGTGGACCCGGGTCGCGGGCAACGAGGTCGACGTTCCGGTCACCACCGACGGTGCGACCGAGATCCAGTACCGTGCCGCCGACAACGCCGGCAACATCACGGCGGTCCGGACCCGGCTGATCCAGCTCGACCGGGTGCTGCCGTCGGTGCGCATCGATCCGTCCGTGGACGGCGTCGAGGTGCCGGTCGGGGCGCAACTCCGGGCCCTGTACACCTGCGGCGACGACCACTCGGGGATCCTCACCTGCCTGGGCTCGACGCCGTACGGCGCCGGATTGCCGACCGACACGCCCGGCACCTACGAGCTGTCGGTGAACGCCGTCGACCGTGCCGGCAACGAGACCGTCGCGCGCGCCGAGTACACCGTGCTCGGCGACGATCCGGGCCCGCAGCTCGGGGCGATCGCCGAGCTCTCCGCCGAGCCCAACGAGCACGAGTGGTTCAAGGACCCGGTCACGATCGCGATCCGTGGCATCGAGGGCAGCGGTGCCGACACCGTGCACTGGGAGCTCGAGGGCGCCCAGTCCGGCACGGGGTCGGCGGCCGGCTCCGGCGAGGTGACGGTGAGCGCCGAGGGCGACACCATCGTGTACTACTGGGCGGAGGATGCCGAGGGAGGCGCGAGCGAGCCCGTCCGCATCGATCTGCGGATCGACCGCACGGCGCCCGTCATCACGCACGGCGGGCAGACGCCGGAGGACCTCGTGCCCGGCGGGGAGACCCGCGACGCGGCCCTGGCCGGGCCCGCGGCGACCTACGAGCTCGGTGAGCGCATCATGTGGGCGTACTCGTGCGACGACGAGCTGTCGGGTGCGCTCGAGTGCCGCTCCGACTACGGCTCGCGCGAACTGCTGCCGACCGACGTGGCCGGCACGTTCGAGGTGACGACGACGGCGACGGACCACGCGGGCAACACGGCGACCGAGGTGCTGACCTACGAGGTCGTCGACCCGAACGCCGAGCCAGACCCCGGTCCCGGCGACCCGGGCCCGCGGCCCGGCACGGGCGGACCCGCCGGCGGCGGTTCCGCACCCGACCCGCGGCCGGCCTCGGGTGAGCAGGCCGAGCGGGACGGCGCGGCCCTCGCCCTGACGGGCGTGCCCGTGCTGCCCATCCTCGGGGCGCTCATCGTCTCCCTGCTGGCGGCGGCATCTCTCCTGCTGTTCGCAC
- a CDS encoding response regulator transcription factor produces the protein MTQERTITVVVVDDHPLFRRGIISLLDTLEHVRVVGDAATVDEAIDLVDATEPDVVLMDLDLGDGSGIDATKAVVKKHPSVAVLVLTMLGDDHSLFAAMRAGARGYLLKIASPREVERAIHAVADGEVLFGADVARRAMAFLGGASPDQAPKPFPELTDRETEVLDLVARGLDNGSIARTLVLTNKTVRNYVYGIITKLGAPDRSALIVIAREAGFGAPRSAVG, from the coding sequence ATGACGCAGGAGCGCACCATCACGGTCGTGGTCGTCGACGACCACCCGCTCTTCCGGCGCGGCATCATCTCGCTGCTCGACACCCTCGAGCACGTGCGGGTCGTCGGCGATGCGGCCACCGTCGACGAGGCGATCGACCTCGTCGACGCGACCGAACCCGACGTGGTCCTCATGGACCTCGATCTCGGCGACGGTTCCGGCATCGACGCGACGAAAGCGGTCGTGAAGAAGCATCCGTCGGTCGCGGTGCTCGTGCTCACGATGCTGGGCGACGACCACTCGCTCTTCGCGGCGATGCGCGCGGGCGCGCGCGGGTATCTCCTGAAGATCGCCTCGCCGCGTGAGGTCGAGCGGGCCATCCACGCGGTCGCCGACGGCGAGGTGCTCTTCGGCGCCGACGTCGCGCGGCGTGCGATGGCGTTCCTCGGCGGGGCGTCGCCCGACCAGGCGCCGAAGCCGTTCCCCGAGCTCACCGACCGCGAGACCGAGGTGCTCGACCTCGTCGCGCGCGGGCTCGACAACGGCTCGATCGCGCGCACGCTCGTGCTCACGAACAAGACCGTGCGCAACTACGTGTACGGCATCATCACGAAGCTCGGCGCACCCGATCGCAGCGCGCTCATCGTGATCGCCCGCGAGGCGGGCTTCGGCGCACCGCGCAGCGCCGTCGGCTGA
- a CDS encoding histidine kinase, whose translation MTATSARRAVAIGVWAVSWVLALASLVIAWAAALPTAPLPGVFLSQAPLAMRASFDDIGVTVALIYGPVAALILARRPHPVGVILAIHAVGSGIAAFGVQYGLLGAEVEGLPLWGLAAFAAGWGFVPGTFMTAALPLLVTRQRVPRWQLALVIVCAAIAAVAFVASLTQQSVPEPQNPFAIDDPAYQAVLPGLYTILSFAAVGISLVSCGVLVQRWATASGRDRVGLAWLTLGHVFLTASYLALVLPEGLALPTWIVDFGLVAPVLGQVLYPAAILVVVLGQRLWGVEFVVSRVILWSLLSISGVILYLVVVLAVPRLLPGADGAWLLAPILIAVAVQPIRRWLQRRIDRLIYGDGAEPAVLLTRLGDRIGELEPGPAGLRELSDALRRVLRLGSVEVRSESSAIVEVAGAAGGDPVVVPLVSRGHLVGELVVRPIEGQRFDRRTLAVLDDVAGLVAAAVQLVESNLVLERARGDLVAKRAGERRALRRELHDGLGPALAGIGFGLAAVENLLPANPDRAGELLDELAGDLARRARDVRELAGEVTPSPLDGATLAQAVDELARRFDSDGLRVVAAVEAVPILPAPVQDALYFIAAEALANAVRHARATRIEVSIAVRGEGRSGDGRPGDGRPGDLAEVLVVDDGQGLPAAVRPGVGLASMRERAEEQGGTLSIERRTRGTLVRALIPARRAAPVEDMAH comes from the coding sequence ATGACGGCGACGAGCGCGCGGCGTGCGGTCGCGATCGGCGTCTGGGCGGTCTCCTGGGTGTTGGCGCTCGCCTCGCTCGTGATCGCGTGGGCCGCCGCGCTGCCCACCGCTCCGCTGCCCGGTGTGTTCCTGTCGCAGGCGCCGCTCGCGATGCGCGCGAGCTTCGACGACATCGGCGTCACCGTCGCGCTCATCTACGGCCCGGTCGCGGCGCTCATCCTCGCCAGGCGGCCGCACCCGGTCGGCGTCATCCTCGCGATCCATGCCGTGGGCTCGGGGATCGCCGCGTTCGGCGTGCAGTACGGCCTGCTCGGGGCCGAGGTCGAGGGGCTCCCGCTCTGGGGGCTCGCGGCGTTCGCGGCGGGCTGGGGCTTCGTACCGGGCACCTTTATGACGGCCGCGCTGCCGCTGCTCGTCACCAGGCAGCGCGTCCCGCGCTGGCAGCTCGCGCTCGTCATCGTGTGCGCGGCGATCGCGGCGGTCGCGTTCGTGGCGAGCCTCACCCAGCAGAGCGTCCCCGAACCGCAGAACCCGTTCGCGATCGACGACCCCGCCTACCAGGCCGTGCTTCCCGGGCTGTACACCATCCTGTCGTTCGCGGCGGTCGGCATCTCGCTGGTCTCGTGCGGGGTGCTCGTCCAGCGGTGGGCGACGGCCTCCGGCCGCGACCGGGTCGGCCTTGCCTGGCTGACGCTCGGGCATGTCTTCCTCACCGCGTCCTACCTCGCCCTCGTGCTCCCCGAAGGCTTGGCCCTCCCGACGTGGATCGTCGACTTCGGGCTCGTGGCACCCGTGCTCGGTCAGGTGCTCTATCCCGCCGCGATCCTCGTGGTCGTGCTCGGGCAGCGGCTCTGGGGCGTCGAGTTCGTCGTCAGCCGGGTCATTCTCTGGTCGCTGCTCTCGATCAGCGGGGTCATCCTCTATCTCGTGGTGGTGCTCGCCGTCCCTCGGCTGCTGCCGGGCGCCGACGGGGCGTGGCTGCTCGCACCGATCCTCATCGCGGTCGCGGTGCAGCCGATCCGGCGCTGGCTGCAGCGCCGGATCGATCGGCTGATCTACGGCGACGGCGCCGAACCCGCCGTGCTGCTCACCCGCTTGGGCGATCGCATCGGCGAGCTGGAGCCGGGGCCCGCGGGCCTCCGAGAGCTGAGCGACGCGCTGCGCCGGGTACTTCGGCTCGGCTCGGTCGAGGTGCGGTCGGAGTCGTCGGCGATCGTCGAGGTCGCCGGCGCCGCGGGCGGCGACCCGGTGGTCGTCCCGCTCGTGAGTCGCGGACACCTGGTGGGCGAGCTCGTCGTCCGTCCGATCGAGGGGCAGCGCTTCGACCGGCGCACGCTCGCCGTGTTGGACGACGTCGCAGGGCTGGTCGCCGCGGCCGTGCAGCTCGTCGAGTCGAACCTCGTGCTGGAACGCGCCCGCGGCGACCTGGTCGCCAAGCGTGCGGGGGAGCGGCGCGCGCTCCGGCGCGAGCTGCATGACGGGCTCGGTCCGGCGCTGGCGGGGATCGGGTTCGGGCTCGCCGCGGTCGAGAACCTGCTGCCCGCGAACCCCGACCGTGCCGGTGAGCTCCTCGACGAGCTCGCCGGCGACCTCGCGCGCCGCGCGCGCGACGTGCGCGAACTCGCCGGTGAGGTGACGCCCTCGCCCCTCGACGGGGCGACGCTGGCCCAGGCGGTCGATGAGCTCGCGCGCCGTTTCGACTCGGACGGACTGCGCGTCGTGGCCGCGGTCGAGGCGGTCCCGATCCTGCCGGCACCCGTGCAGGACGCGCTGTACTTCATCGCCGCCGAGGCGCTCGCGAACGCCGTGCGGCACGCGCGCGCCACGCGGATCGAGGTCTCGATCGCCGTGCGCGGCGAGGGCCGTTCCGGCGATGGCCGCCCCGGAGACGGCCGCCCCGGCGATCTGGCCGAGGTGCTCGTCGTCGACGACGGCCAGGGTCTGCCCGCCGCGGTGCGACCCGGGGTCGGTCTCGCCTCGATGCGCGAGCGCGCCGAGGAACAGGGCGGCACGTTGTCGATCGAACGGCGCACGCGCGGCACGCTCGTGCGCGCGCTGATCCCGGCGCGACGGGCCGCCCCAGTCGAGGACATGGCGCACTGA
- a CDS encoding sensor histidine kinase, giving the protein MGALSDRAGAAQAARRPLLFAGLSIVALAWIPLAAMVAVSAIASIEWAGTLRLLITAVVYAPVAAIALTRRRAAVAVITGALAVTSAWFALAVIVGELPGTRPEIDGLVRWFAFLARQPELAALAILPWLLLRRRDRLWAWGVAFGFVAVVGECVTWVLWFVGVPTTAWVDLLPLLAALASFVAAAIALAGEWRSGTDRERQALTWLALGVTLLLLSYVRVVVELPSPLAVVADATFVLAQGLLPTAILAVLLGGREIASDRRLAGGIVWVQSLALAVSLYLVVNEAGILIGMPQAIAGAFAAGALALAFGAVSRFVRRRTALLYFGPGADARQVLSRLGERLAVAGEDTGIRGIAESLLATWQLSSVTIEPGAEAGPVRVGTPGPALIATELRAGGRPIGTIELTSDDASVLEHRVRPVLEDLAGLIAVAVLLATVNQEVAATRRRTLGVRREERRMLHRELHDELAPALAGIGFGMAAASRLIETGDPAAADAVAELRAHVAVRTEDVRRLARTMLPAALDAGDLDGALHELAQRFSGDGLELVVHSGGTDVLDAGVQVALYLALAEAVSRLRREPGLQRIDMRVGIEDARVVARLSAVGIRPSVAAWRALIEATTKRALDVGGVVTPMADARGHAIEIEVRR; this is encoded by the coding sequence TCGCGGGGCTCTCGATCGTGGCGCTCGCGTGGATTCCGCTGGCCGCGATGGTCGCCGTCTCGGCGATCGCGTCGATCGAGTGGGCGGGCACCCTCCGGCTGCTGATCACCGCCGTGGTCTACGCACCGGTCGCGGCGATCGCACTCACGCGACGTCGCGCGGCGGTCGCGGTCATCACGGGCGCGCTCGCGGTCACGAGTGCGTGGTTCGCGCTGGCCGTGATCGTCGGTGAGCTTCCCGGTACGCGGCCCGAGATCGACGGGCTGGTGCGCTGGTTCGCGTTCCTCGCCCGGCAGCCCGAGCTCGCCGCGCTCGCGATCCTGCCATGGCTGCTGCTTCGCCGGCGTGACCGGCTGTGGGCGTGGGGCGTCGCCTTCGGGTTCGTGGCCGTCGTCGGCGAGTGCGTGACGTGGGTGCTGTGGTTCGTTGGCGTGCCGACGACCGCCTGGGTCGACCTCCTGCCGCTCCTCGCCGCGCTCGCGAGCTTCGTCGCTGCGGCGATCGCGCTCGCCGGTGAGTGGCGCAGCGGCACCGATCGCGAGCGCCAGGCGCTCACCTGGCTGGCACTCGGGGTGACGCTGTTGCTGCTCAGCTATGTGCGCGTCGTCGTCGAGCTGCCGTCGCCGCTCGCGGTCGTGGCCGATGCGACGTTCGTGCTCGCGCAGGGCCTTCTGCCCACCGCGATCCTCGCGGTGCTCCTCGGCGGGCGCGAGATCGCGTCCGACCGCCGCCTCGCCGGCGGCATCGTGTGGGTGCAGTCGCTCGCGCTGGCGGTCAGTCTGTACCTGGTCGTGAACGAGGCGGGGATCCTGATCGGGATGCCGCAGGCCATCGCCGGAGCGTTCGCCGCGGGGGCGCTGGCGCTGGCGTTCGGCGCGGTGAGCCGGTTCGTTCGCCGGCGCACGGCGCTGCTCTACTTCGGTCCGGGCGCGGATGCCCGGCAGGTGCTCAGCCGGCTCGGCGAACGGCTCGCGGTCGCGGGTGAGGACACCGGCATCCGTGGGATCGCGGAATCCCTGCTCGCGACCTGGCAGCTGTCGTCCGTCACGATCGAGCCGGGCGCCGAGGCCGGGCCGGTGCGAGTGGGCACGCCGGGTCCCGCGCTGATCGCGACGGAGTTACGGGCGGGCGGGCGACCCATCGGGACGATCGAGCTGACCAGCGACGACGCGTCGGTCCTCGAGCATCGGGTGCGCCCGGTGCTCGAGGACCTCGCGGGCCTCATCGCGGTCGCCGTGCTGCTCGCGACCGTCAATCAGGAGGTCGCGGCGACGAGGCGGCGCACGCTCGGCGTGCGCCGGGAAGAGCGGCGGATGCTCCACCGGGAGCTGCACGACGAGCTCGCCCCCGCACTCGCGGGCATCGGGTTCGGCATGGCGGCGGCGAGCCGGCTCATCGAGACCGGCGATCCGGCCGCCGCCGACGCGGTCGCCGAACTGCGGGCACACGTCGCGGTCCGCACCGAGGACGTGCGCCGCCTCGCGCGCACGATGCTGCCGGCCGCGCTAGACGCGGGAGACCTCGACGGTGCGCTGCACGAGCTCGCACAGCGGTTCAGCGGCGACGGTCTCGAGCTCGTGGTGCACTCCGGCGGCACCGATGTGCTGGACGCGGGGGTGCAGGTCGCGCTCTACCTGGCCCTGGCCGAGGCGGTGTCGCGCCTGCGGCGCGAGCCGGGCCTTCAGCGCATCGACATGCGCGTCGGCATCGAGGACGCCCGGGTCGTCGCACGGCTCAGCGCCGTCGGGATCCGCCCGAGCGTCGCCGCCTGGCGCGCCCTGATCGAGGCGACGACGAAGCGCGCCCTCGATGTCGGCGGGGTCGTCACGCCGATGGCCGACGCCCGCGGGCACGCGATCGAGATCGAGGTGCGACGATGA